The genomic stretch aatatataaaataatatttttatttatttttaaaaattatttttgatattagatattaaaataacttaaaaatataaaaaatcaaatccttaACAAACAATTTCAACCAAATTTATGAGTTTTCTTCGGGTAGCAATGAAAATGAACTCATACGCGGCCGACCAAGCATTTTACCGACAAGATATGTACGGAGTATGGAAGCCTATTGAGATTTAAAGCCAAAATTCATCTCTTCTTTCAAGACCCAATTTCGGCTCTCAGTGTCAAGTCGGTAGTGACAACAATCATTtaagagctaaaaaaaaaaatggaaagaactCAACACGTGGCATGCAACAATTTTTCGGGAGTCGAACTTAGGCTGTGTTGGTCGGCTGATTGTCAAATTCGACCGacattaacattattattttcatgatgtacaagaaaaggaaagcgaTGAAGATTGCAAAATGTTACTGTAGCAATGCacgacttcttttttttttaaaaaaaaaagattttagatGCTGGTATtgttaattatcattattactgtttatttaaaaaaaaagattttagatGCTGGTATtgttaattatcattattactgtttatttaaaaaaaaaagattttagatGCTGGTATtgttaattatcattattactgTTTATCACGTATTTggcatctttattttttaattaatccacAAACCCTCCATTTCATGCATTGATTAAATAGCATAACCTAGGCACcatgtcatgaaactctttacaAATCTTGAACCAGGCGAAGAAGAAAACATGTCAGGATTTTCTTAAAGGTTTTTGtctttgaattaattatggGAATGTCTGGCTACAAGCTGTCTCGAACAATCATACTACAGACAAGTATATCATCTGATGCCATGCTTTGGAATATTGACTTGCTTTTCTTTCGGAAGAATCGAAAATGATtgatttgtaataaaaattagCATAAACATCATCTCATCGGGCGGCCGGCTCTTGTTTACTCTTCCCCATGCTCTCCGGCACGGGTACAATCGTAAGAGTTATGACATCCGGCACGGCTATTTTGGAAGAGGAaactctaataaaaataaataatttgatgactaattaagCCACGTTTATGAGATTCCATCTCCTCTCCTAATCCTCTCGACCCTGCAAGCTCCAGAGACGACGAGCGATGCACAGAGAGATACTGGGTTCTGTTTTCTCCTTTTAGGTTCAGCTTACTGGAACACgagcataattaaattaaattaaatgattactAGCAATAATTAACCAACAAAGACGGTGGACAGAACACTGTGAGGTTAGGTCTTGCCCGGTGGGCCCTCGTGCGCTTGATTTGTGTATAGGTGGGTGTGCTTTGCTGGTTGACCGACCAATTAGATATGTTTGCCTGTGATCATGGGACCCATAGAAGGTCCACTCAGGgcaagaagaaacaaaattttattcCATGGTGATAAcctaatgaaaaagaaaagaaaagaaaagaatatcacTTTGGTCTTATTTTAATAATTCGAAAAATGCCATTAACATCTTAGTAAGCTTAcatttctccaaaaaaaaaaaaaaaaaaaaaaatttgctataCGTACTCGGTGAGCTGTGCAAGAGCCATGTCGACCAACAACCACAGTAATTCAACAAGAGGCAGTGAAATAAATACTGGTTCATTGATCAATTTATTTACAGTACtaagaaataaatgaattttgttcttttatttgtaCCGGATCGAGGACCGAGTTAATTCCAGATGATTTGGAGCATGTGCTAAGAGATTGGTAGTTGTCTAGTTACTCATCACATTCCAACGGTCATATAAATACTACTTTAAAACTTTATGTTAACTTTTGTCTGATGATTTGGAAGTGATTACAAAGGGCAAATTCAAAAGCAAACTGATGGAACACTCTAGAATTTGGAGTTTTTTTCCTCCTCCTCGAAACcaatcattcaaaaaaaaaaaaacaattttacgCAGTTAgtataattcataataaaaaaaatcatttttcaaatttatatatattttaaaataaccaatATAAATGGTCACAATTTTGGACACtatttctttttacattttaaaaatatctttttaaaaaattaattattttattttaattttttttttattatttttatatcgtttttatatactattttaaaaaataaaatttattttaaaaaattattatttttaaataaaaaatattaagaattaataattatCACAATAACAAACTTATTTTGAAGTATAGAAAGCTAGAAACAGTCAAAAACCTTACGAATAAAACACTCCTCCTCAGTTAAGCACCTCCTGCAAAAGTCTGATGTTCGTAATACCAATGAAAGGACTAGGCAGCTGCTTGGGTGTTTTCAACAATTTAGACTTCTTAACATCAATTAATTATCATTTCCTTAAAGTATATTTACTAagggtttgtttttatgttttaagagtatttttatgaaaaattttataatatttttattttaaattaatatattttagtttttttagattattttaatgtgctcatataaaaactaatttttttttaaaaaaattaaaataaaaaaacactttaaacaatAATTACATCGTGACCCAACAGCCTTATATTTGTTCAACAGAATTTAGATGGAAACCCTGATGCTGTCTTTGTCACCACGTCAACAGCATCTGCTACCTGCTTCAAAAAAAGGGTGGAAATACGAAGCATGGTGACCTGTACACATGTCATACAGTTGTCTTTCTTATCCAATAGGAAACCCCGGACCCCATCGCTCTACACCGCCAAGCCATCTCGGGCCACAATTCCAGCCACGTGTGGAAAGTCTAATATCTCTTAGAAACACAATTCCATGTTTCTACCTCTTCGAAGAACTGGTTTAGAGAAACCCACGTGTCCCTTTCTCAAAATTCCCACTCCATCAAATTCGAAGCCCCTTCTTTTACTTTCCCTACCACAGTGATGCCGGTCGTTAGCAAATTTGACTAGAGATTATCATTTATGACTATCTGATGGCTCGTGGGTCTGCGCCACTGCTGTCGTCTCTGGATCGCTTGGGTACAGACCACTGGCTAACTCTCTCACGTGTTTTTGACTCCCATACAATCGGCAGTCTCTAGCCAGCCGGAGCACGGAAGTAAGCCCTGCCCTGATGCAGTGATGCCCTCTTTTTTTACGCGCGTTCAGGGAAGGGGCACACCAGAGAGAGTGCCTTGTAAaagacaaaagaagaagaaaccacaGAGAGTGAATTAACCTTGAAGGGTAATTGACTGACATGGACAGATCAGACAAGTTGTtattaagaaaaggaaaagacccTGTAGGAGTAAGTGGCCTGGACACCGATAGGGAACAGAGGAGGTTGAGTGGGGAGGGAGTGGCGTGGTAAAAAGCTAAGCATCTGTGAAAGGAAGCCCAGCCAAAAACCAAAtcatcaccaaaaacaaaacaaaatacaaaacaatgcATGCTCACTTGGTGTCATGTACGTACGTAGACAAAactaaatcaattatttattctCTGATTGATGTAAATGAGTATTATCTTCGTATTATAGTATAGGGtttgtatatttaataataagttATAGGAATAGCATTTTCTTCTACATCATTCTAATGATGCGTGGCTTGCTTACAATTTAAACGAGATATATATAATCATATGCTTAAGATTCGGTCGAGAAAAGGTCATCTCGGTATGTGAGGTTTTTCCCTTgaatatctttaaataaaaaacgaaAATTAAACCCCGATTTTAAAAACAacgaaaaaatatagaaaagataaaaagaaaacggAAACCAGTAGCTAGGCCATACTTACTCTCATCCCCATATATAGCCCTGCTCTCTCCCTCACATACTCACTCAACTTCTATAATCAAGAGGCCATAACCTCTCTTCTTCTGTCAACTACCCTTCTTTGAAGAACTTGTCTTTCTGTCTTTCGGAGAAGGTTAATAAGCAAGCAAGTCTAGGGTTTTGGCATGGCAAAGGATACTGAAGTGACAGAGGCAGGATCATTCTCTGCAAAAGATTACCAAGACCCACCCCCAGCACCATTGATTGATGCCAAAGAGCTAACAAAGTGGTCATTTTACAGGGCCTTGATTGCTGAGTTTATAGCAACTATGCTCTTTCTTTACATCACTGTTTTGACTGTTATTGGGTACAAAAGCCAGATTGATGGAAATGCTGATCCTTGTGGTGGGGTTGGTATTCTTGGTATTGCTTGGGCCTTTGGTGGCATGATCTTTGTTCTTGTTTACTGCACTGCTGGTATTTCAGGTGGGTTTTtgattttctccttttcttgtttctccTGTCCATATAGTTAAGAGTGATTTAAACATGCTACCCTTTTACAGTCTCTCTGCctcttacttttcttttctctttttaattcttCCGTCAAGATGTAAGTTGTTGCAGATGATATCAATTCTTAGACAAGTCCCTTTACCAAATATTGTTAGCAAAACAATTTGGCTTCTGTTTTTAACTCttcattttattcataaaaaaaccatttcacaTGAAAATTTCACCTGGACTGGCTATGTATTGAGAGGATTATTTCcctctcttcctttctttttcttttctcagaAGGATTCaagacaaataaatttattctgGGATTAGATTTTTTTCTACCTAATGCAGATTATCAAGTCATGGTAATTGAAATCTAGTCACAATTAACTTTACTATTTGACAAGGAGTTAGCTAAGACTGAAAATAATATACTCATAGTCTCTGATATACATTacaatttttaaatatgttcTTTGTTTGCTACCATACTGAGTAGAAATTGGAAGGCCCAGCTTGAGTTTTTCAGTCTTTCCTTCCTTGTTATGGTATGGTGAGCCGGCGTATGTTAGTCAAGACTAACACAAAACTTTCTTTGTTACGCAGGGGGTCACATTAACCCAGCAGTGACATTTGGTCTGTTCCTGGCCAGGAAGGTGTCTTTGATCAGGGCTGTGATGTACATGGTGGCCCAATGCTTGGGAGCCATATGTGGTGTTGGGTTGGTCAAGGCCTTCCAAAAGTCTTACTACACAAAATATGAGGGCGGAGCCAACGTTTTGGCTGACGGGTACAGCACAGGCACTGGATTGGGCGCTGAGATTATCGGGACTTTTGTCTTGGTCTACACCGTGTTCTCTGCTACTGATCCCAAGAGGAGTGCTCGGGACTCCCATGTGCCTGTATGTGCCTTAACACTCTCACGtctctttattttgtttctacCATTTGGTTTTCTTGAGGGCTGCGCTAGCATAGAGTATGAGCCATGAGGGCTATAAACTGTTGACTATGTCTAACTCATTCACTGGAACTAGTGTGATTATCACCCAATAAACAAGTGGTTAATAACTTAATCCATGCTTCTAGTAACTTAATTAGGTTTACCCCCATCATGTTTATTCATTGATTTGTTGATGGACCTTTTTGTTTAGATTACTGAGCAAGTTTGTATTGACTATTGAATTccagaatccttttcttgacAAAGTAGCTCAGAATGTTTCAGGACATGTCCATAATTCAATGTCAATGCACAGGAAGAAAGCAAATAAAGTCACTGTTCAAATGCATTTCCATGGCATGCAAATAGCAAAATGATTGTGGTGTTAAACTATTAACGAGGCTCTTAATTTC from Populus alba chromosome 8, ASM523922v2, whole genome shotgun sequence encodes the following:
- the LOC118052448 gene encoding aquaporin PIP2-1: MAKDTEVTEAGSFSAKDYQDPPPAPLIDAKELTKWSFYRALIAEFIATMLFLYITVLTVIGYKSQIDGNADPCGGVGILGIAWAFGGMIFVLVYCTAGISGGHINPAVTFGLFLARKVSLIRAVMYMVAQCLGAICGVGLVKAFQKSYYTKYEGGANVLADGYSTGTGLGAEIIGTFVLVYTVFSATDPKRSARDSHVPVLAPLPIGFAVFMVHLATIPITGTGINPARSLGAAVIYNNKKAWDDQWIFWVGPFIGAAIAAFYHQFILRAGAVKALGSFRSNPTV